Within the Leptotrichia sp. oral taxon 498 genome, the region AATTTTTTTTATCTTTTTTTGTCTTATCTGTTTTATTTTCTAAATCCATTATATATTCTTTATAATCCTCAATCAATTTTTCATATTCTTTTTTTCTTTCTTCAGTTATTTTCTTTTTTATTCTTTTTATATCAAATTTTTCTATTTTAACATTATTATTCTTTAAAACATATAATTTCTCTTCCTTCAACTCAACACATCTTAAAACATTAGTAAAAAAACATCCAGCATCCAGATTTATACAATTATTTTCGACAGTTATATCTTCTTGTGGTGTATGTCCGTAATATACGGTTTTTGCTGTATTATTTTTTTTGTACCAATCATCTCGAGTCCACAATAAATATTTAATTTCTTGATTTTCTAAACTTTTAGAAAAATCAATTCCCGCATGAACAAATAAATAATTTTCACTTTCAGCAATGTGTGGCATTTCCCCAATAAAATTAAATAGCCATTCTTCTTCATAAAATTTATCATTTTTCCAATATTCATTAATTGTTTTTACTTTATTTTGATGTTTAAAAAATGATTTTATTGTTTTATTTCCGCCATTATATACCCAATTTAAACGATAAGTTTCATCATCTTTTGATTTGAAAAGCATATTTTCGTGATTTCCCATTAAATGAATGATATTGTAACCTTTCTGAATCATCTTTTTATACCAATTGTACAACTCAAAAGAAAATTCCCCTCTATCGCAACTATCTCCAAGAATCAATAGCAAATCTTTCTTTTTTAATTTGATTTTTCTTATCATCTTTTTAAATAGATCAAATCTTCCGTGAATATCCGTCAAAACAAAAATTTTTTGATAATCAGATTCCTTAATCCTTTTTATATTCAATTCCATATTTTCATCATCTCCCCCATTTCAAACAACCACCCTGGCGTAATATACTCCCGCTTTTCATCATACTTTTTCTGTATTTTATCAATTTTTTCATTAAATTTTTGATTATTCGCATAATAGTTTTTCACAATATATTTTAAAACTTCAAAACAAAAATTTGAACAAATAGTCATATTTTTACTAAAACTTCCCTTCACATACTTTTCATTTCCAAAACCAAAATCTCCGATTGTGAAAACTTTCATATTTTTATCATAATTATTTTTCTCAAAATATTCTTCCACAAAATTTTGGATTTTTCCAAACTCTCCTTCTGGAAAATTAATTTCAAAAATTTCTGCTCGATTTTCTAAATATGTCCTTGTTTCCAGACGATTTGGCAGATACCATTTCATTTTCCCGTCTTTATTCAAATTTTCTGAATAATCATAGACTGTATTTCCGACTATCATTTCACAATGAATAAAATCTGACTTTGTTACATTTTTTATTAATTTTTCTATAATATTTTTGTCATTGCTCCGGCAAAATGAAATAAATATCCGCTTCATCTTTCTCCCTTTTTTCTTTTTATTTTTCTTTCTATTTTCTATTTAACATTTTTATTTAATATTTTCATATTTTTAAATTCATTAAAATATTTTAAGAAATTTTCTTTCAAGTCATCTAAGTCTAAAATAATTTCTCCAGTTTCATTATTCACATTATTTTTTAAATATTCTGAATAACCTAATCCAATTGCTCCTGTAATGCTTCCAGCAACCGCTCCATTTGCAGCCCAGCCAATAACTGGAATAATTTTTAACAAATTTGCAGCCAATTTTCCAATTTGCGCTATACCTGTTATTGAAATTAGTGCCGCCGCAATGTCGGTAAAAGTGTGAGTTCCTGCGTCTACACGATAAATTGTATTTATATCAATTATCATTTTTGTCTGTAACGCCGCAAGAGCTATTGAATCTGGAAATGGTAACGGTGTTGCTCCGATTCCAGCTGCAAGAAAAGCATATTTATTTGTCGCATCAGCAGCTTCTTTTGCCATTGTTTCAAGCCGTTCTTTTAAAATTATAGTTTGAGCTTTTTTTACTGCGTTTTGTCTGCCTTCTGAAATATATTTATATGTTTCGTGCAACAGTTCCTGTGCGCCTTTTGGATTTAAAACTACTATTTCATCATCAATTTCAAACATTTCTTTAACATTTCGAACTCTCACAAATGCTCTTGCTTTTTCGAGCATTTTTTCATCAATAACTTTTTTCACAAATTCAGATTCCTTCAAAGTATCTCTTTTTGTAAATACAACAATCGTTGGGATTCCACAATTTTCAAGAATATCCAAAAGTCTTACATCAGCCGTTTCAACTCTGCCGCTTTTTTCGCTGATACAAAGCCAAGCGATGTGGATATGCTCATTTTCATCTTTAGACTTTTGCTTTTCATCCAAAAAATCTTGAATATTTGCCAATGTCTGCTCATAGTCTTCCGCTTCAATTCCTTTTGTGTCGTATAAATTTACATTGTCTTTTTCCAGATGATAACATTTTATTTCTTGAGTTACTGGCATTCCAACTCCAATTTTAGCAACTTCTTTTCCAAAAATATAGTTAATTAGCGAACTTTTTCCAACTCCAGTTTTTCCAGAAATAATGATATTTACAGTTTCTTTCCCAGAATAAGATTTAAAAAATTTTTCTTCTTTATTTTTTTCTTTTTCTTTATCAAAAATTATCGCTCCATTGCTAATCATTAGACCTTTAAGACTTTTTAAAATTTCTTCTCTCGTTCCAACTTTTTGATTATTTTCATTCGTTTCTTTACTTTCTATTTCCACTAAATCTTTAAATTCTTTAACATCCATATTTTGCTCCTCTCTTTTTTTAATGAATTCTTTACATCTTTTTAGTTTTAATTTCACTGTAAGTATACTATTTTTAGATTTTGTTTTACTTATAAAAAAATTAAAAAATATAAAATCATAAGATTTTTTTTAATTTATCTCTTGTTTTTTTCGTATTTCAAGTTAAAATTTAGTATAGAGAATTAAATTTTTATTTATATTAGCAAAAAATTGTTAATTGAGAGGAGAAAATTATGAGAATATATGATGGCAATAACATTAGAAACATTGCTTTATTGGGAGAAAGCGGTGCTGGAAAAAGTAATATGACTTCCGCTCTTGAATTTACGGCAAAACTTACAAATAAAATTCCTAATTCTAGCGATAATGTTAAAATAAGTAGTTCTCTTGCCCTACATGCAATTGAATATCAATCTTTCAAATTTAATTTTTTTGATGTGCCTGGATATGTTGATTTTTTCGGGGAACTTGAATCTGGACTTGCAGCGTGTGATGGAGCAATTATCACAGTTGACGGAACGGCTGACTTATCTGTCGGAACTGAAACTGCTCTTGAACTTGCTGATAGCCGAAACATCCCACGATTCATATTTGTGAATAAAATTGACAGTGAAAAAGCTGACTACGAAAAGATTCTTTTGCAATTGCGAAAAAAATATGGTAAAAGAATCGCACCATTTCATGTACCTTGGGGAGTTGCCGCTAATTTCAAGGGACATATAAATGTTGTGGATATGTTCGCCCGTGAATATAATGGCTCTGAATGTGTCAATGCAGATATGCCAACTGATATGGACGACAAGATTTTGCCGATTCGTGAGATGCTTTTGGAAGCGGTTGCTGAAACAAGTGAAGAATTGATGGAAAAATATTTTAATGGAGAAGAATTTACTACAAATGAAATTCACGCTGGACTTAGAAAAGGTGTACTAGATTGCAGCGTAATTCCTGTTATTTGCG harbors:
- a CDS encoding YcjF family protein; the encoded protein is MDVKEFKDLVEIESKETNENNQKVGTREEILKSLKGLMISNGAIIFDKEKEKNKEEKFFKSYSGKETVNIIISGKTGVGKSSLINYIFGKEVAKIGVGMPVTQEIKCYHLEKDNVNLYDTKGIEAEDYEQTLANIQDFLDEKQKSKDENEHIHIAWLCISEKSGRVETADVRLLDILENCGIPTIVVFTKRDTLKESEFVKKVIDEKMLEKARAFVRVRNVKEMFEIDDEIVVLNPKGAQELLHETYKYISEGRQNAVKKAQTIILKERLETMAKEAADATNKYAFLAAGIGATPLPFPDSIALAALQTKMIIDINTIYRVDAGTHTFTDIAAALISITGIAQIGKLAANLLKIIPVIGWAANGAVAGSITGAIGLGYSEYLKNNVNNETGEIILDLDDLKENFLKYFNEFKNMKILNKNVK
- a CDS encoding metallophosphoesterase is translated as MELNIKRIKESDYQKIFVLTDIHGRFDLFKKMIRKIKLKKKDLLLILGDSCDRGEFSFELYNWYKKMIQKGYNIIHLMGNHENMLFKSKDDETYRLNWVYNGGNKTIKSFFKHQNKVKTINEYWKNDKFYEEEWLFNFIGEMPHIAESENYLFVHAGIDFSKSLENQEIKYLLWTRDDWYKKNNTAKTVYYGHTPQEDITVENNCINLDAGCFFTNVLRCVELKEEKLYVLKNNNVKIEKFDIKRIKKKITEERKKEYEKLIEDYKEYIMDLENKTDKTKKDKKNLLEVKENLKKLIDLRRILEK